The following proteins are encoded in a genomic region of Mycobacterium kiyosense:
- the cbs gene encoding putative cystathionine beta-synthase, which produces MRIAQHISDLIGGTPLVQLNSVVPEGSGVVAAKVEYLNPGGSSKDRIAERMIDAAEASGALQPGGTIVEPTSGNTGVGLALVAQRRGDKCVFVCPDKVGEDKRNVLRAYGAEVVVCPTAVPPEDPASYYSVSDRLVRETPGAWKPDQYSNPEGPASHYATTGPEIWADTDGKITHFVAGIGTGGTITGAGRYLKEVSDGRVRVIGADPEGSVYSGGTGRPYLVEGVGEDFWPAAYDPSIPDQIIAVSDSDSFDMTRRLAREEAMLVGGSCGMAVVAALKVAEEAGPESLVVVLLPDGGRGYMAKIFNDAWMSSYGFLRSPLDGSTAEATVGDVLRRKSGALPDLVHTHPSETVRDAIGILREYGVSQMPVVGAEPPVMAGEVAGSVSERELLSAVFEGRAKLADAVSQHMSPPLRLIGAGELVSAAGKALRDWDALMVVEEGKPVGVITRYDLLGFLSEGTRRR; this is translated from the coding sequence ATGCGAATCGCGCAGCACATCAGTGACCTGATCGGCGGTACCCCTCTGGTGCAGCTGAACTCCGTGGTCCCGGAGGGGTCCGGCGTCGTGGCCGCCAAAGTCGAATACCTCAACCCCGGCGGCAGTTCCAAGGACCGCATCGCCGAGCGGATGATCGATGCCGCGGAAGCCAGCGGGGCGCTGCAGCCGGGCGGCACCATCGTCGAACCCACCTCGGGCAACACCGGTGTCGGACTGGCCCTGGTGGCCCAGCGGCGCGGCGACAAGTGCGTGTTCGTCTGCCCCGACAAGGTCGGGGAGGACAAACGAAATGTGTTGCGCGCCTACGGCGCCGAAGTTGTCGTGTGCCCGACGGCAGTGCCGCCCGAGGACCCCGCCAGCTACTACAGCGTGTCCGACCGGTTGGTCCGGGAGACTCCGGGCGCCTGGAAACCCGACCAGTACTCCAACCCGGAGGGGCCGGCCAGCCACTACGCCACCACCGGTCCCGAGATCTGGGCCGACACCGACGGCAAGATCACCCACTTCGTCGCCGGCATCGGCACCGGCGGCACCATCACCGGCGCAGGCCGCTACCTCAAGGAAGTCTCCGACGGTCGGGTCCGGGTCATCGGCGCGGACCCCGAAGGGTCGGTGTACTCCGGCGGCACCGGTCGGCCCTATCTGGTCGAAGGCGTCGGCGAGGACTTCTGGCCGGCGGCCTACGACCCGTCCATCCCCGACCAGATCATCGCGGTCTCCGATTCCGACTCCTTCGACATGACCAGGCGGTTGGCCCGCGAGGAAGCCATGCTGGTCGGCGGGTCGTGCGGGATGGCCGTCGTCGCCGCACTGAAGGTCGCCGAAGAAGCGGGCCCCGAGTCGCTGGTGGTCGTCCTGCTGCCGGACGGCGGTCGCGGCTACATGGCGAAGATCTTCAACGACGCGTGGATGTCGTCGTACGGATTCCTGCGCAGCCCGCTGGACGGCTCCACCGCCGAGGCCACCGTCGGGGACGTGCTGCGACGCAAGTCCGGAGCGCTGCCCGACCTGGTGCACACGCACCCGTCGGAGACCGTGCGGGACGCCATCGGCATCCTGCGCGAGTACGGGGTGTCGCAGATGCCGGTGGTGGGCGCCGAGCCGCCGGTGATGGCGGGGGAGGTCGCCGGCAGTGTCTCGGAACGGGAGCTGCTCTCGGCGGTCTTCGAGGGCCGCGCCAAGCTGGCCGACGCGGTATCGCAGCACATGAGCCCACCGCTGCGGCTGATCGGCGCCGGCGAACTGGTCAGTGCGGCCGGCAAGGCGTTGCGCGACTGGGATGCGCTGATGGTCGTCGAGGAGGGCAAGCCGGTCGGCGTGATAACCCGGTATGACCTGCTGGGATTCCTGTCCGAGGGGACGCGGCGACGCTGA
- a CDS encoding esterase: MTAPNKVSGAPRVAIRPRDALKARRLEARRFAISDGAPVEVVESGPSVAARLATLASRVTIRPVLAVGSNVPHFPWPWGLLDHAARVLLPATNTVRADVNLPNASAQLVRAPGVLPADGTRRVILYLHGGAFLTCGANSHGRLVEALSKFADSPILVVNYRLMPKHSIGMALDDCHDGYQWLRLLGHEPDQIVLAGDSAGGYLALSLAQRLQRAGEEPAALVAISPLLQLAKEEKQAHPNIKTDAMFPSNAFDALGELVARCAAKNIVDGQPEEIYEPLDHIEPGLPRTLIHVSGSEVLLHDARLAARKLAAAGVPAELRVWPGQVHDFQVAGPILPEAERSLRQIGEYIREATG; the protein is encoded by the coding sequence ATGACCGCACCCAACAAGGTTTCTGGCGCACCTAGAGTCGCCATTCGCCCGCGCGACGCGTTGAAGGCTCGTAGACTCGAAGCACGCAGATTCGCGATCAGCGACGGCGCCCCCGTCGAGGTTGTCGAGTCTGGTCCCAGCGTCGCTGCGCGGTTAGCTACGCTTGCATCGCGCGTAACCATTCGGCCGGTTCTGGCTGTCGGCAGCAACGTCCCGCATTTCCCTTGGCCGTGGGGGCTGCTGGACCACGCCGCCCGCGTGCTGCTCCCCGCGACCAATACCGTCCGGGCCGACGTGAACTTGCCAAACGCCTCCGCACAGCTGGTTCGCGCGCCCGGCGTGCTGCCGGCGGACGGCACCAGACGGGTCATCCTCTACTTGCACGGCGGCGCCTTCCTGACCTGTGGCGCAAACTCGCACGGCCGACTGGTTGAAGCACTCTCCAAGTTTGCTGACTCGCCGATTCTCGTGGTCAATTACCGGCTGATGCCCAAGCACTCAATCGGGATGGCCCTCGACGACTGCCACGACGGCTATCAGTGGCTACGCCTGCTCGGGCATGAACCGGACCAGATTGTGCTGGCCGGCGACTCCGCCGGCGGCTACCTCGCGCTGTCCCTCGCGCAGCGTTTGCAGCGCGCCGGTGAGGAGCCCGCCGCGCTGGTGGCAATCTCACCGCTGCTGCAGCTAGCAAAGGAAGAAAAGCAGGCCCACCCGAACATCAAAACGGATGCGATGTTCCCGTCGAACGCCTTCGACGCGCTCGGAGAATTGGTTGCTAGGTGTGCGGCGAAGAACATCGTGGACGGCCAGCCCGAAGAGATCTACGAACCCCTCGATCACATCGAGCCGGGCCTGCCGCGCACCCTGATCCACGTGTCGGGGTCCGAGGTGCTGCTGCACGACGCGAGGCTGGCGGCCCGCAAACTGGCGGCGGCCGGGGTTCCGGCCGAGCTGCGGGTCTGGCCCGGGCAGGTGCACGACTTCCAGGTCGCCGGCCCGATCCTGCCGGAAGCCGAACGCTCGCTGCGCCAGATCGGGGAGTACATCCGCGAGGCGACCGGGTAA
- the fadA3 gene encoding acetyl-CoA acetyltransferase: MPEAVIVSTARSPIGRAMKGSLVSMRPDDLATQMVRAALDKVPALNPHQIDDLMLGCGQPGGESGFNMARVVAVELGYDFLPGTTVNRYCSSSLQTTRMAFHAIKAGEGNAFISAGVETVSRFAKGSADSWPDTKNPLFDEGQQRSAAAAAGADEWHDPRADGNLPDVYIAMGQTAENVAVLTGISREDQDHWGVRSQNRAEEAIKSGFFAREIVPVTLPDGSTVSTDDGPRAGTTYEKISELKPVFRPNGTITAGNACPLNDGAAAVIITSDTKAKELGLTPLARIVSTGVSGLSPEIIGLGPIEATKQALQRAGMSVNDIDLFEINEAFAVQVLGSARELGIDEDKLNVSGGAIALGHPFGMTGARITTTLLNNLQTHDKTFGVETMCVGGGQGMAMVIERL, from the coding sequence ATGCCCGAAGCCGTCATCGTCTCAACTGCCCGCTCTCCGATCGGCCGCGCCATGAAGGGCTCCCTGGTCAGCATGCGGCCCGACGACCTGGCGACCCAGATGGTGCGTGCGGCGCTGGACAAGGTGCCGGCGCTCAACCCGCACCAGATCGACGACCTGATGCTGGGTTGCGGTCAGCCGGGCGGCGAGTCCGGCTTCAACATGGCCCGGGTGGTCGCGGTCGAACTCGGTTACGACTTCCTGCCCGGCACCACGGTCAACCGTTACTGCTCGTCGTCGCTGCAGACCACGCGCATGGCGTTCCACGCAATCAAGGCCGGCGAGGGCAACGCCTTCATCTCCGCCGGCGTGGAGACGGTGTCCCGGTTCGCCAAAGGCAGCGCCGACTCGTGGCCCGACACCAAGAACCCGCTGTTCGACGAGGGGCAACAACGCAGCGCCGCCGCGGCCGCCGGCGCCGACGAGTGGCACGACCCCCGCGCCGACGGGAACCTGCCGGACGTCTACATCGCGATGGGTCAGACGGCTGAGAACGTCGCCGTGCTGACCGGTATCAGCCGCGAGGACCAAGACCACTGGGGTGTGCGCAGCCAGAACCGCGCCGAGGAGGCGATCAAGAGCGGCTTCTTCGCCCGCGAGATCGTCCCGGTCACGCTGCCGGACGGCAGCACCGTCAGTACCGACGACGGGCCGCGGGCCGGAACCACCTACGAGAAGATCAGCGAGCTCAAGCCCGTCTTCCGGCCCAACGGCACCATCACCGCGGGCAATGCCTGCCCGCTCAACGACGGCGCCGCGGCGGTGATCATCACCAGCGACACCAAGGCCAAGGAACTCGGCCTGACGCCGCTGGCGCGCATCGTGTCCACCGGAGTCAGCGGGCTGTCCCCGGAGATCATCGGTCTGGGGCCGATCGAGGCGACCAAGCAAGCGCTGCAGCGGGCCGGCATGTCGGTCAATGACATCGACCTGTTCGAGATCAACGAGGCGTTCGCGGTGCAGGTCCTGGGCTCGGCGCGCGAGCTGGGGATCGACGAGGACAAGCTGAACGTCTCCGGTGGAGCGATCGCCCTGGGGCACCCGTTCGGCATGACGGGCGCGCGCATCACCACCACGTTGCTGAACAACCTGCAGACGCACGACAAGACGTTCGGCGTGGAGACCATGTGCGTCGGCGGTGGTCAGGGCATGGCGATGGTGATCGAGCGGCTGTAG
- a CDS encoding hypothetical protein (frameshifted, insertion at around 5155713), giving the protein MSYFLTATNVGLAMPLAMIGAFGGFALVMIATFGRKQDNPAIVLTYAALEGLFLGAISFVLAHFSVGSANAGVLIGEAILGTLGVFFGMLVVYKTGAIRVTPKFTRMLFAALIGVVVLMLGNLVLSMFHVGGGEGLGLRSAGPVGIIFSLVCIGIAAFSFLIDFDAADQMIRAGAPEKAAWGIALGLTVTLVWLYIEILRLLSYLQND; this is encoded by the coding sequence GTGTCCTACTTCTTGACCGCGACCAACGTGGGCCTGGCGATGCCGCTGGCCATGATCGGCGCATTCGGTGGCTTCGCGCTGGTCATGATCGCGACCTTCGGGCGCAAGCAGGACAACCCGGCGATCGTGCTCACCTACGCGGCGCTCGAGGGGTTGTTCCTCGGCGCCATCTCGTTCGTGCTGGCGCACTTCTCGGTGGGCTCCGCCAACGCGGGGGTGCTGATCGGCGAGGCGATCCTGGGCACCCTCGGCGTGTTCTTCGGCATGCTCGTGGTCTACAAGACCGGGGCCATCCGCGTCACTCCGAAGTTCACCCGGATGCTGTTCGCGGCGTTGATCGGCGTGGTCGTGCTGATGCTGGGCAACCTGGTGCTGTCGATGTTCCACGTCGGCGGCGGTGAGGGCCTGGGCCTGCGCAGCGCCGGGCCCGTCGGGATCATCTTCTCGCTGGTCTGCATCGGTATCGCGGCCTTCAGCTTCCTGATCGACTTCGACGCCGCTGACCAGATGATCCGCGCCGGGGCGCCGGAGAAGGCCGCATGGGGCATCGCCCTCGGCCTGACCGTGACCCTGGTGTGGCTGTACATCGAGATCCTGCGTCTGCTCAGCTATCTACAGAACGACTAG
- the echA9 gene encoding 3-hydroxyisobutyryl-CoA hydrolase, which produces MAAAESQLSRGEAAGSDKDSDEGRRGVTGAVTGESDEVLTRVDGGVGFVTLNRPKAINSLNQTMVELLSTVLTRWERDDAVRAVVLTGAGERGLCAGGDVVAIYHSARKDGVEARKFWRDEYLLNGQIGRFAKPYVAVMDGIVMGGGVGVSAHGNTRVVTDTSKVAMPEVGIGFIPDVGGVYLLSRAPGKLGLHAALTGAPFDGADAIALGFADHYVPHGQLDAFTSAIATDGVEGALAGYAIEPPPSKLAAQREWVDECYSKDTVADIVAALRDHDAGPAHDAADLIATRSPIALSVTFEAVRRAAELQTLEDVLVQDYRVSSASLRSHDLVEGIRAQLVDKDRNPKWSPARLDDVTVADVAAYFAPADDDLTF; this is translated from the coding sequence ATGGCGGCGGCCGAGTCGCAGCTGAGTCGTGGCGAAGCGGCCGGGTCTGACAAGGATTCCGACGAGGGGAGACGTGGCGTGACTGGGGCCGTGACTGGGGAATCCGACGAGGTCCTGACCCGCGTCGACGGCGGGGTCGGCTTTGTCACCCTCAACCGTCCCAAGGCGATCAACTCGCTGAACCAGACGATGGTGGAGTTGCTCAGCACGGTGCTGACCCGCTGGGAGCGCGACGACGCGGTACGCGCGGTGGTGCTCACCGGCGCCGGCGAACGTGGGCTGTGCGCCGGCGGCGACGTGGTGGCGATCTATCACAGCGCCCGCAAGGACGGCGTCGAGGCGCGGAAATTCTGGCGTGACGAGTATCTGCTCAACGGTCAGATCGGCCGGTTCGCCAAGCCCTATGTGGCGGTGATGGACGGCATCGTGATGGGTGGCGGGGTGGGCGTCAGCGCACACGGGAACACCCGGGTGGTCACCGACACCTCCAAGGTTGCGATGCCCGAAGTCGGCATCGGGTTCATCCCGGACGTCGGCGGCGTCTACCTGCTGTCCCGCGCGCCGGGCAAGCTGGGCCTGCACGCCGCGCTGACCGGGGCGCCGTTCGACGGCGCCGACGCCATCGCCCTGGGCTTCGCCGACCACTACGTGCCGCACGGCCAACTCGACGCGTTCACCTCGGCGATCGCCACCGACGGCGTCGAGGGCGCGCTGGCCGGCTACGCCATCGAGCCGCCGCCGAGTAAGCTTGCCGCACAACGTGAATGGGTCGACGAGTGCTATTCTAAGGACACCGTCGCAGACATCGTCGCCGCCCTGCGCGACCACGACGCGGGACCGGCCCACGACGCCGCCGACCTGATCGCCACCCGCTCCCCCATCGCGCTGTCGGTCACCTTCGAGGCGGTGCGCCGCGCAGCTGAGCTGCAGACGCTGGAAGACGTTCTGGTGCAGGATTATCGGGTGTCGTCAGCGTCGTTGCGATCACACGATCTGGTGGAGGGCATCCGCGCGCAACTGGTCGACAAAGACCGCAATCCGAAGTGGTCGCCGGCGAGGTTGGACGACGTCACCGTCGCCGACGTCGCCGCGTATTTCGCTCCGGCCGACGACGACCTGACGTTCTAG
- the echA8 gene encoding putative enoyl-CoA hydratase echA8, which yields MTYETILVERDERVGTITLNRPKALNALNTQVMNEVTSAATELDNDPGIGAIIITGSAKAFAAGADIKEMAGLSFADAFGADFFATWGRLAAVRTPTIAAVAGYALGGGCELAMMCDLLIAADTAKFGQPEIKLGVIPGMGGSQRLTRAIGKAKAMDLILTGRTIDAAEAERSGLVSRVVPADDLLTEAKAVATTISQMSLPAAQMAKEAVNRAFESTLAEGLLYERRLFHSTFATDDQTEGMTAFVEKRPPDFTHR from the coding sequence ATGACTTACGAGACCATCCTGGTCGAGCGCGACGAGCGGGTCGGCACCATCACCCTGAACCGACCCAAGGCCCTGAACGCCCTCAACACCCAGGTGATGAACGAAGTCACCAGCGCGGCAACCGAATTGGACAATGACCCGGGTATCGGCGCAATCATCATCACCGGCTCGGCCAAGGCGTTCGCCGCCGGCGCGGACATCAAGGAGATGGCCGGGCTGTCGTTCGCCGACGCATTCGGCGCCGACTTCTTCGCCACCTGGGGCCGGCTGGCCGCGGTGCGCACCCCGACGATCGCCGCGGTCGCCGGCTACGCCCTGGGCGGCGGCTGCGAGCTGGCGATGATGTGTGACCTGCTGATCGCCGCCGACACCGCGAAGTTCGGCCAGCCGGAGATCAAACTCGGCGTGATCCCGGGCATGGGCGGTTCACAGCGGCTGACCCGCGCGATCGGCAAGGCCAAGGCGATGGACCTGATCCTGACCGGGCGCACCATCGACGCCGCGGAAGCCGAACGCAGCGGCCTGGTTTCGCGCGTGGTCCCCGCCGACGACCTGCTGACCGAGGCCAAGGCGGTCGCCACCACCATCTCCCAGATGTCGCTGCCGGCCGCCCAAATGGCCAAGGAAGCTGTCAACCGTGCGTTCGAATCCACGCTGGCCGAGGGGCTGCTGTACGAACGCCGGCTGTTCCACTCGACATTCGCCACCGACGACCAGACTGAAGGCATGACCGCCTTCGTCGAGAAACGACCGCCGGACTTCACCCACCGATGA